A section of the Castanea sativa cultivar Marrone di Chiusa Pesio chromosome 12, ASM4071231v1 genome encodes:
- the LOC142618740 gene encoding pentatricopeptide repeat-containing protein At1g71460, chloroplastic, with the protein MEVTLPWTLHLHPNPFTNYTHNRNSYFFKTKASTKSPAPIQTHNPKPPPSNTHPQQQRKKTSKFPSKKPPPFSQKDAFPESLPLHTKNPYAIYKDIQRFAKQNKLKQAFAILDYLDQQGIPVNPTTFSSLITACVRTKSLTEGKQVHTHIRINGLENNEFLRTKLVNMYTACGSIEDAHQLFDECSSKNVYSWNALLRGSVISGRRRYRDVLSTYTEMRELGVDLNVYSFSNVIKSFAGASALWQGLKTHALLIKNGFFDSSILGTSLVDMYFKCGKIKLARRVFEEIGERDVVVWGAMIAGFAHNRLQKEALEYVRRMVEEGIRPNSVILTTILPVIGEVWAHKLGREVHAYVLKTKSYSRQIFIQSALIDMYCKCGDMGSGRQVFYASMERNTICWTALMSGYASNGRLEQALRSIIWMQQEGFRPDIVTVATVLPVCAELRALTQGKEIHAYALKNWFLPNVSVVSSLMIMYSKCGLLKYSLKLFDGMEQRNVILWTAMIDSYVEHGHLNEALGVFRSMQLSKHRPDSVTIARILSVCGELKSLKLGKEVHGQVLKKNFECTHFVSAAVVKLYGSCGAIGHAKSVFDAIPVKGVMTWTAIIEAYGCNNQCQDAIAQFDQMRSGVFTPNHFTFKVVLSICDHAGFVDDACQIFNLMHHRYKIKASEEHYSIIIGLLNRFGRIEEAQRFVQMSSSSS; encoded by the coding sequence ATGGAAGTTACACTTCCATGGACTCTTCATCTCCACCCAAATCCCTTCACTAACTACACCCACAACAGAAACTCCTACTTCTTCAAAACCAAAGCCTCAACAAAATCCCCAGCACCAATCCAAACCCATAACccaaaaccaccaccatcaaacaCCCACCCCCAACAACAACGCAAAAAAACATCCAAATTTCCATCCAAAAAGCCGCCACCATTTTCACAAAAAGATGCATTCCCAGAATCTTTACCACTCCACACCAAAAACCCATATGCCATTTACAAAGACATCCAAAGATTTGCTAAGCAAAACAAGCTCAAACAAGCATTTGCCATATTGGACTACTTGGACCAACAAGGTATACCTGTTAACCCCAccactttttcttctcttattaCTGCTTGTGTTCGAACCAAATCCTTAACCGAAGGAAAACAAGTTCACACTCATATAAGGAttaatgggcttgaaaataACGAGTTTTTACGTACAAAGCTTGTGAATATGTACACAGCTTGTGGGTCGATTGAAGATGCACACCAACTGTTTGATGAATGTTCTAGTAAGAATGTGTATTCGTGGAATGCCTTGCTTAGAGGGAGTGTGATATCGGGTAGGCGGCGATATCGTGATGTGCTTTCGACTTATACTGAAATGAGGGAATTAGGGGTCGATTTGaatgtttattctttttctaatgTCATCAAGAGTTTTGCCGGTGCATCTGCGCTTTGGCAAGGTTTAAAGACTCATGCCCTTTTGATAAAGAATGGTTTTTTTGATAGTTCAATTCTTGGGACGAGTTTGGTTGATATGTACTTTAAATGTGGAAAGATTAAGCTTGCGCGTCGTGTTTTTGAAGAGATTGGTGAGAGGGATGTTGTGGTGTGGGGAGCGATGATTGCGGGTTTTGCACACAATAGGTTGCAAAAGGAAGCTTTGGAGTATGTGAGGAGAATGGTAGAAGAAGGGATAAGGCCAAACTCGGTTATACTGACTACAATACTTCCTGTTATTGGAGAAGTTTGGGCACATAAATTAGGCCGAGAAGTTCATGCTTATGTGTTGAAGACGAAGAGTTACTCGAGGCAGATTTTCATTCAGTCTGCCTTGATTGACATGTATTGTAAGTGTGGGGACATGGGATCAGGGAGGCAGGTGTTTTATGCATCAATGGAGAGGAATACTATTTGTTGGACTGCTTTGATGTCAGGTTATGCCTCAAATGGGAGGCTTGAGCAGGCTTTGAGATCAATAATTTGGATGCAGCAGGAAGGGTTTAGGCCTGATATTGTCACAGTTGCCACTGTTCTTCCAGTTTGTGCAGAGTTGAGGGCTCTGACTCAAGGGAAGGAGATTCATGCTTATGCTTTGAAGAATTGGTTCCTACCTAATGTATCTGTTGTTTCCTCTTTGATGATAATGTACTCAAAGTGTGGCCTGTTGAAGTATTCTTTAAAATTGTTTGATGGTATGGAACAGAGGAATGTGATCTTGTGGACAGCCATGATTGATTCATATGTAGAACATGGCCATCTAAATGAAGCACTTGGTGTGTTTAGGTCAATGCAGTTGTCAAAACACAGGCCAGATTCAGTTACGATAGCAAGGATATTGAGTGTTTGTGGTGAACTAAAAAGTTTGAAGCTTGGGAAGGAGGTACATGGACAAGTCTTGAAGAAGAATTTTGAGTGTACCCATTTTGTCTCTGCTGCAGTTGTGAAGTTGTATGGGAGTTGTGGAGCAATTGGTCATGCAAAGTCAGTTTTTGATGCAATCCCCGTTAAGGGAGTAATGACATGGACTGCAATTATAGAGGCATATGGATGTAATAACCAGTGTCAAGATGCAATTGCTCAGTTTGATCAGATGAGATCGGGTGTTTTTACTCCAAACCATTTCACTTTCAAAGTGGTTCTATCTATATGTGATCACGCTGGATTTGTGGATGATGCTTGCCAGATATTTAATTTAATGCATCATAGATATAAAATAAAGGCATCTGAAGAACATTACTCTATAATCATTGGACTTCTCAACCGTTTTGGTCGCATTGAGGAAGCTCAAAGATTTGTACAGATGAGTTCTTCCTCATCGTAA
- the LOC142619469 gene encoding uncharacterized protein LOC142619469, protein MINALLNENRYFQRSAVPKAVWSTIGKLKLPMKIVTFIWKLLHNGLQVKSTLKSRGIASEPACPLCNEDDETLSHLFLYCQFSRAVWHGTNLSIHTSALNQANTIQWLSGCMPRTDLEPQQKDSYLQTICTTLWSLWNHRNKVVHEGINPNPLMVILTSQSLVCRFQEAFRMDDYHSQDQDRPALTSAVTRDWQLIVKVAGCKGRKCKRSGYAYEAKDLKGDQIFSGGASCLSTSCSVAVQNAIVEAAIKATTLGFRQILFLTNCKRTTQVCNGISQPGWQESSLMTDLHYLTQQGLPLALFLFLSLSYVMF, encoded by the exons ATGATTAATGCACTTCTTAATGAAAACAG GTACTTCCAAAGGTCTGCTGTTCCTAAAGCTGTTTGGAGCACAATAGGGAAGCTAAAACTCCCTATGAAGATCGTTACTTTCATTTGGAAATTACTCCATAATGGTCTTCAAGTGAAATCAACCTTAAAAAGTAGAGGTATTGCATCTGAGCCCGCCTGCCCTCTCTGCAATGAAGATGATGAAACTTTATCCCATTTGTTCCTGTACTGCCAGTTTTCAAGAGCGGTATGGCATGGCACAAATCTCTCAATCCATACCTCGGCTTTGAACCAAGCAAATACCATTCAGTGGCTCTCAGGTTGCATGCCTAGAACTGATCTTGAACCCCAACAGAAGGACTCTTATCTTCAAACCATTTGCACCACCCTCTGGTCTTTGTGGAATCACAGGAATAAAGTGGTTCATGAAGGCATTAACCCGAACCCACTAATGGTCATTCTCACCTCTCAATCTCTTGTGTGCAGGTTCCAGGAAGCTTTTAGGATGGATGATTACCACTCTCAAGATCAGGACAGACCTGCACTGACTTCTGCTGTCACCAGAGATTGGCAACTCATTGTTAAAGTTGCTGGCTGCAAGGGAAGGAAGTGCAAGCGAAGTGGCTATGCTTATGAGGCAAAGGACTTGAAGGGAGACCAGATTTTCAGTGGGGGAGCTAGCTGCCTATCCACCTCCTGCTCAGTGGCTGTTCAGAATGCAATTGTGGAAGCAGCTATAAAGGCTACAACTCTTGGGTTTAGACAAATTTTGTTCCTTACCAATTGCAAAAGAACCACCCAGGTTTGCAATGGTATTAGTCAACCAGGATGGCAGGAGTCTTCCTTGATGACAGACTTACACTACCTAACGCAACAGGGTCTACCTTTGGCACTCTTTTTGTTCCTAAGCTTATCCTATGTAATGTTTTAG
- the LOC142619189 gene encoding uncharacterized protein LOC142619189: protein MLSLISPSPPLLHFTTNKATLQSFIIPSTSSNTRGSRGRWVPRTVTRVSSSDETKVAIASIPTTTKNVNVVDDDEDVVVESAEEVVRKFYDGINGRDLASVEDLIASNCVYEDLIFATPFVGRKEILQFFKKFTDSISIDLQFVIDDLSTEDSSAVGVTWHLDWRKRPFPFSKGCSFYRLEVVNKKRQIIYGRDVVEPAIKPGEAALVVIRGVTWLLQQFPQLADRL, encoded by the exons ATGCTTTCTCTCATTTCTCCTTCACCTCCTCTCCTTCACTTCACCACTAACAAAGCCACTCTTCAAAGTTTCATCATTCCAAGTACTTCTTCTAACACAAGAGGCAGTAGAGGAAGATGGGTACCACGAACTGTTACAAGAGTCTCATCCTCAGATGAAACAAAGGTTGCTATTGCATCAatcccaacaacaacaaaaaatgtaaatgttgttgatgatgatgaggatgttGTTGTAGAATCTGCTGAGGAAGTTGTGAGAAAATTCTATGATGGAATCAATGGCCGTGACTTGGCCTCCGTGGAGGACCTCATTGCCAGTAACTGCGTGTACGAGGACCTTATCTTTGCAACTCCTTTTGTTGGTCGCAAG GAAATCCTGCAGTTCTTCAAAAAATTCACTGATTCCATCTCCATAGACCTCCAATTTGTTATTGATGATTTGTCTACTGAGGATTCCTCAGCAGTTGGAGTGACATGGCATTTAG ATTGGAGGAAGAGGCCTTTTCCTTTTAGCAAAGGATGCAGCTTTTATCGATTGGAGGTTGTGAATAAAAAGAGACAAATAAT TTATGGACGAGATGTTGTAGAACCTGCAATCAAACCTGGGGAGGCAGCTTTG GTGGTTATCAGAGGTGTAACTTGGCTTCTGCAGCAATTTCCTCAGCTGGCAGACCGGCTATGA
- the LOC142618470 gene encoding pentatricopeptide repeat-containing protein At1g71490, which translates to MPPAPSRFIPRGISIAQIQKYIPREWRQDTEQYDKPSTSCKSNDSVPETNTSSDESMINSLLTSLKDFASQGHLSKAFKNFSLIQLHASSSPYDLILHPISFLLLSCTNLKSLPQGQQLHAQIISLGLEQHPILVPKLVTFYSSFDLLAEARTITANSSILHPLPWNLLISAYVRNGIFGEALSAYKEMVDKGIRPDNFTYPTVLKACGENLDLGFGREVHNSINASPAGWNLFVHNALVSMYGRFGEIDVARSLFDKMPEKDAVSWNIIISAYASRGMWGEAFQLFESMRITNNEVNIITWNTITGGCLRTGNFKGALDLLSQMRTCGVLLDSVAMLIGLGACSHIGAIKLGKEIHGSAIRSCCDEFDTVKNALITMYSRCKDLRHAYILFQLVENKSIITWNSMLSGYSHMDQSEEASFLFREMLLSGIEPSYVTIASILPLCARVANLQHGKEFHCYITKREEFKDYLLLWNALVDMYARSGKVLEAKRVFDSLSKRDEVTYTSLIAGYGIQGEGQAALKVFEEMERFQIKPDHITMVAVLSACSHSGLVIQGQRLFEKMPCVYGLSPQVEHYSCMVDLFGRAGLLHKAKEMIKTMPYRPTPAMWATLIGACRIYGNTELGEWAAEKLLEMRPENSGYYVLIANMYAADGRWNMLAEVRTSMRDLGVRKAPGCAWIDVGLGFSPFMVGDTSNPHAEEIYTLLDGLNELMKDAGYVASGDFGSEVNFVEYDEQ; encoded by the coding sequence ATGCCGCCTGCTCCATCTCGGTTTATCCCAAGAGGTATCTCTATAGCTCAAATCCAGAAATACATTCCTAGAGAATGGAGACAAGATACAGAACAATACGATAAGCCGTCCACATCATGCAAATCAAATGATTCTGTCCCGGAAACAAACACAAGCAGTGATGAATCCATGATTAATTCCCTTTTGACATCTCTCAAGGACTTTGCAAGCCAAGGCCATCTATCAAAAGCATTCAAAAACTTCTCTCTTATCCAGCTCCATGCCTCTTCATCTCCTTATGACCTTATCTTACAtcccatttcttttcttcttctatctTGCACCAACCTTAAATCACTCCCACAAGGTCAACAGCTTCATGCCCAGATTATCTCCTTGGGTCTCGAACAACACCCCATTTTGGTGCCCAAGCTTGTTACTTTTTACTCAAGTTTTGACCTCCTTGCTGAAGCCCGTACTATTACTGCGAATTCAAGTATTTTGCACCCTTTGCCTTGGAATTTGCTTATCTCTGCTTATGTTAGGAATGGGATTTTTGGGGAGGCTCTCTCTGCCTATAAAGAAATGGTGGATAAGGGGATTAGACCAGATAATTTTACTTACCCAACTGTTCTCAAGGCTTGTGGTGaaaatttggatttgggttttggtaGGGAGGTTCATAATTCTATTAATGCTAGCCCTGCTGGGTGGAACTTGTTTGTACATAATGCCTTGGTCTCCATGTATGGGAGGTTTGGGGAAATTGATGTTGCTCGAAGCTTGTTCGACAAAATGCCAGAAAAGGATGCTGTTTCTTGGAACATAATCATATCTGCTTATGCCTCCAGGGGAATGTGGGGGGAAGCATTTCAGCTTTTTGAAAGCATGAGAATTACAAATAATGAAGTGAATATCATAACTTGGAATACTATAACTGGTGGGTGCTTGCGAACTGGAAATTTTAAGGGAGCACTTGACTTGCTTTCTCAGATGCGAACTTGTGGCGTTCTTTTGGATTCTGTGGCAATGCTTATTGGTTTGGGTGCATGTTCCCACATTGGGGCAATTAAACTGGGAAAAGAAATTCATGGTTCTGCAATTCGTAGCTGTTGTGATGAGTTTGATACTGTCAAGAATGCACTAATTACTATGTATTCTAGGTGCAAAGACCTAAGGCATGCCTATATTTTGTTCCAATTGGTAGAAAATAAGAGTATAATTACTTGGAATTCTATGCTTTCTGGCTACAGCCACATGGATCAATCAGAGGAAGCATCATTCCTATTTAGAGAGATGTTGCTTTCCGGAATTGAACCAAGTTATGTGACAATTGCCAGTATTCTTCCCCTCTGTGCTCGAGTGGCCAATCTGCAACATGGGAAGGAGTTCCACTGCTACATTACAAAGCGTGAAGAGTTCAAGGACTATTTGCTTTTGTGGAATGCTCTTGTAGACATGTATGCAAGGTCGGGTAAAGTTTTAGAAGCCAAAAGAGTGTTTGATTCGTTAAGCAAAAGGGATGAGGTGACTTATACTTCCTTGATTGCTGGATATGGAATACAGGGAGAGGGACAAGCTGCACTGAAAGTATTTGAAGAGATGGAAAGGTTCCAGATCAAACCAGACCATATAACCATGGTTGCAGTTCTATCAGCTTGTAGCCATTCTGGTCTTGTAATCCAAGGCCAGAGGCTGTTTGAAAAAATGCCTTGTGTTTATGGTTTAAGTCCTCAAGTGGAGCATTACTCTTGCATGGTTGATCTATTTGGCAGGGCTGGTTTGTTGcacaaagcaaaagaaatgaTCAAAACAATGCCTTACAGGCCAACTCCTGCCATGTGGGCTACTCTAATAGGAGCCTGTCGGATTTATGGAAATACAGAATTAGGGGAGTGGGCAGCTGAGAAACTGTTAGAAATGAGGCCTGAAAATTCAGGTTACTACGTCTTGATTGCTAATATGTATGCTGCTGATGGTCGTTGGAACATGCTAGCTGAGGTTAGGACTTCCATGAGGGATTTGGGTGTGAGGAAGGCTCCTGGCTGTGCTTGGATTGATGTGGGCTTGGGATTTTCGCCCTTTATGGTGGGCGACACATCAAACCCCCATGCAGAAGAAATTTACACTTTACTGGATGGATTAAATGAGCTAATGAAAGATGCGGGATATGTAGCAAGTGGGGATTTTGGCTCAGAAGTGAATTTTGTGGAATATGATGAACAATAG